One genomic segment of Physeter macrocephalus isolate SW-GA unplaced genomic scaffold, ASM283717v5 random_134, whole genome shotgun sequence includes these proteins:
- the CDC34 gene encoding ubiquitin-conjugating enzyme E2 R1 isoform X3 codes for MARPLVPSSQKALLLELKGLQEEPVEGFRVTLVDEGDLYNWEVAIFGPPNTYYEGGYFKARLKFPIDYPYSPPAFRFLTKMWHPNIYETGDVCISILHPPVDDPQSGELPSERWNPTQNVRTILLSVISLLNEPNTFSPANVDASVMYRKWKESKGKDREYTDIIRQVPGPAGESVRNIPRGPRRPLARRPLCPVVFVVSRELL; via the exons ATGGCCCGGCCGCTGGTGCCCAGCTCGCAGAAGGCGCTGCTTCTGGAGCTCAAGGGGCTGCAGGAGGAGCCGGTGGAGGGCTTCCGGGTGACCCTGGTGGACGAGGGCGACCTGTATAACTGGGAGGTGGCCATCTTCGGGCCCCCCAACACCTACTACGAGGGCGGCTACTTCAAG GCACGCCTCAAGTTCCCCATTGACTACCCCTACTCTCCGCCGGCCTTTCGCTTCCTGACCAAGATGTGGCACCCCAACATCTACGAG ACTGGGGACGTGTGCATCTCCATTCTCCACCCCCCCGTCGATGACCCCCAGAGCGGGGAGCTGCCCTCGGAGCGGTGGAACCCCACGCAGAACGTCAG GACCATCCTCCTGAGCGTCATCTCCCTCCTCAACGAGCCCAACACCTTCTCGCCGGCCAACGTGGACGCTTCCGTGATGTACAGGAAGtggaaagaaagcaaaggcaAGGACCGCGAGTACACGGACATCATCCG GCAGGTGCCTGGCCCCGCAGGGGAGTCTGTGCGAAACATTCCCCGAGGGCCGCGCAGGCCCTTAGCACGCAGGCCCCTCTGCCCTGTCGTGTTTGTTGTGTCCCGTGAGCTGCTCTAG
- the CDC34 gene encoding ubiquitin-conjugating enzyme E2 R1 isoform X1: MARPLVPSSQKALLLELKGLQEEPVEGFRVTLVDEGDLYNWEVAIFGPPNTYYEGGYFKARLKFPIDYPYSPPAFRFLTKMWHPNIYETGDVCISILHPPVDDPQSGELPSERWNPTQNVRTILLSVISLLNEPNTFSPANVDASVMYRKWKESKGKDREYTDIIRCGDLCPSAGCATPWRELQKAHRHCRVVGPQARQVRSELPPATVSWIKLRTESACRRHGAGDRKMLKYRAERTRDPGLVGMCRAPRHRRLPVAGASPGAAERPCHPAPGPSPTDPARHRGCSRLA; this comes from the exons ATGGCCCGGCCGCTGGTGCCCAGCTCGCAGAAGGCGCTGCTTCTGGAGCTCAAGGGGCTGCAGGAGGAGCCGGTGGAGGGCTTCCGGGTGACCCTGGTGGACGAGGGCGACCTGTATAACTGGGAGGTGGCCATCTTCGGGCCCCCCAACACCTACTACGAGGGCGGCTACTTCAAG GCACGCCTCAAGTTCCCCATTGACTACCCCTACTCTCCGCCGGCCTTTCGCTTCCTGACCAAGATGTGGCACCCCAACATCTACGAG ACTGGGGACGTGTGCATCTCCATTCTCCACCCCCCCGTCGATGACCCCCAGAGCGGGGAGCTGCCCTCGGAGCGGTGGAACCCCACGCAGAACGTCAG GACCATCCTCCTGAGCGTCATCTCCCTCCTCAACGAGCCCAACACCTTCTCGCCGGCCAACGTGGACGCTTCCGTGATGTACAGGAAGtggaaagaaagcaaaggcaAGGACCGCGAGTACACGGACATCATCCG CTGTGGGGACCTGTGCCCGTCGGCCGGCTGCGCGACCCCATGGCGGGAGCTCCAGAAAGCCCACCGGCACTGTCGGGTGGTGGGACCCCAGGCGCGGCAGGTGCGGTCAGAGCTCCCGCCGGCTACCGTCAGTTGGATAAAGCTCCGGACGGAAAGCGCGTGCAGGAGACACGGTGCCGGTGACAGGAAGATGCTCAAGTACAGAGCGGAGAGGACCCGGGACCCCGGCCTGGTGGGGATGTGCCGAGCGCCCCGCCACAGGCGCCTCCCAGTGGCTGGCGCTTCCCCTGGGGCTGCCGAGCGACCCTGCCACCCTGCACCCGGCCCCTCGCCCACTGACCCAGCCCGGCACCGTGGCTGCTCCCGCTTGGCCTGA
- the CDC34 gene encoding ubiquitin-conjugating enzyme E2 R1 isoform X2, translating into MARPLVPSSQKALLLELKGLQEEPVEGFRVTLVDEGDLYNWEVAIFGPPNTYYEGGYFKARLKFPIDYPYSPPAFRFLTKMWHPNIYETGDVCISILHPPVDDPQSGELPSERWNPTQNVRTILLSVISLLNEPNTFSPANVDASVMYRKWKESKGKDREYTDIIRKQVLGTKVDAERDGVKVPTTLAEYCVKTKAPAPDEGSDLFYDDYYEDAEAEAEADSCFGDDEDDSGTEES; encoded by the exons ATGGCCCGGCCGCTGGTGCCCAGCTCGCAGAAGGCGCTGCTTCTGGAGCTCAAGGGGCTGCAGGAGGAGCCGGTGGAGGGCTTCCGGGTGACCCTGGTGGACGAGGGCGACCTGTATAACTGGGAGGTGGCCATCTTCGGGCCCCCCAACACCTACTACGAGGGCGGCTACTTCAAG GCACGCCTCAAGTTCCCCATTGACTACCCCTACTCTCCGCCGGCCTTTCGCTTCCTGACCAAGATGTGGCACCCCAACATCTACGAG ACTGGGGACGTGTGCATCTCCATTCTCCACCCCCCCGTCGATGACCCCCAGAGCGGGGAGCTGCCCTCGGAGCGGTGGAACCCCACGCAGAACGTCAG GACCATCCTCCTGAGCGTCATCTCCCTCCTCAACGAGCCCAACACCTTCTCGCCGGCCAACGTGGACGCTTCCGTGATGTACAGGAAGtggaaagaaagcaaaggcaAGGACCGCGAGTACACGGACATCATCCG GAAGCAGGTCCTGGGGACCAAGGTGGACGCGGAGCGGGACGGCGTGAAGGTGCCCACCACGCTGGCCGAGTACTGCGTGAAGACCAAGGCCCCGGCGCCCGACGAGGGCTCGGACCTCTTCTACGACGACTACTATGAGGACgccgaggccgaggccgaggccgaCAGCTGCTTCGGGGACGACGAGGACGACTCGGGCACCGAGGAGTCCTGA